The Cherax quadricarinatus isolate ZL_2023a chromosome 43, ASM3850222v1, whole genome shotgun sequence genome has a segment encoding these proteins:
- the LOC128694177 gene encoding zinc finger protein 84-like, translated as MSDILEKQCVEATQCTVVHVGDQLDQHSHSLKQSSSQQPQCVSLTRVIIEKTLRCSVCLKAFSKKSTLKSHMRTHTGEKPYRCLECLKDFSEKKGLVSHMKTHTGEKPFQCPECLKNFSHKLYLVSHMRTHTGEKPYHCSECLKAFSQKVSLERHRRTHTGEKPYHCSECLKNFSQKISLKRHMRTHTEEKPFQCSQCLKNFSERSFLESHMRIHTGEKPYQCSECLKNFSQKSCLESHMRTHTGEKPYQCLECLKNFSEKNSLISHMRTHTGERPYQCPECLKNFSHKSSVVSHMRTHTGEKPYECSECLKAFSQRISLERHRRIHTGEKPYQCSECLRNFSIKSSLISHMRTHTGDKPYQCSECLRNFSHKNNLVSHMRIHTREKNISVFRKSKRL; from the coding sequence ATGTCTGATATACTTGAAAAACAATGTGTTGAAGCAACACAATGTACAGTTGTTCATGTAGGAGACCAACTAGATCAACATTCACACTCACTCAAACAGTCTTCCTCGCAACAACCTCAGTGTGTATCACTGACCAGAGTTATTATAGAAAAAACACTTCGGTGTTCAGTGTGTCTAAAAGCGTTTTCTAAAAAATCAACTTTAAAAagtcacatgagaactcatactggagagaaaccatatcggTGTCTAGAATGTTTGAAAGACTTTTCTGAAAAAAAAGGTTTAGTAAGTCACATGAaaactcatactggagagaaaccatttcAGTGTCCAGAATGCCTGAAAAACTTTTCTCATAAATTATACTTAGTAagtcacatgagaactcatactggagagaaaccatatcattgttcagaatgtctgaaagcCTTTTCTCAAAAAGTAAGTTTAGAAAGACACAggagaactcatactggagagaaaccatatcattgTTCTGAATGTCTGAAAAACTTTTCTCAAAAAATAAGTTTAAAAAgacacatgagaactcatactgaagagaaaccatttcagtgttcacaGTGCCTAAAAAACTTTTCTGAAAGATCATTTTTAGAAAGTcacatgagaattcatactggagagaagccatatcagtgttcagaatgtctgaaaaaTTTTTCTCAGAAATCATGTTTAGAAAGTCACATGAGAAcccatactggagagaaaccatatcagtgtctaGAATGTCTGAAAAACTTTTCTGAAAAAAACAGTTTAATAagtcacatgagaactcatactggagagagaCCATATCAGTGTCCAGAATGCCTGAAAAACTTTTCTCATAAATCATCCGTAGTAagtcacatgagaactcatactggagagaaaccatatgaatgttcagaatgtctgaaagcCTTTTCTCAAAGAATAAGTTTAGAAAGGCACAGgagaattcatactggagagaaaccatatcagtgttctgaatGTCTGAGAAACTTTTCTATAAAATCAAGTTTAATAagtcacatgagaactcatactggagataaaccatatcagtgttctgaatGTCTGAGAAACTTTTCTCATAAAAATAATTTAGTAAGTCACATGAGAATTCATACTAGAGAGAAAAACATATCAGTTTTCAGAAAGTCTAAAAGACTTTAA